TCTCGTCATTTTTCCACTTCTTATCAAACAGAAAGCGTCTTCCACAGGTGGGAGTCTCGCCATTGTTATCTGAATCTAATCTGGCTAAAGAGGTGCCACCTCTCCCTATGAAAGTTGACCTGAGTATTCCAAacacattaaaacaataaaatgaACAAATGGAGACATCCGCAAATAACATTGGGATCATTTCCCTCCAGTGTCTCATGTAGCTCTTGATTTGCTCACCCCTCTAATATACAGTTGTAATCCACTGTTTTTCCGTTCCTTGAACCTACAATTAAAATGGGTACAGTTGATACAACAGCAGGCAATTTACGTGGCCATTATGTGAATGAATACCATTTAAGGTAGCGGTGGCGTAGCTTGTTTCACTGCAACAACACCCCATCAATCATGCCAGCACACCCTGCTTACTTACTGTCCTGAATTCCAAGGCACTTTCTCCTGAATGACTGATTGTTTGGCTTGACTCCGGGCGGTCTTCCTGCAGGTATTCTCATACTTGAGCGGGCTCCGAAAGTTGAACTAGGAGTGTGGTCGACCGCAGCAAGTGGACCGGGAAGCGTGTACCGCAGGCTGGCCTCTGAATAGACCTTGTCACAGTCGGTAGATAACGACCCTACTACAGCCTGTCCTGTTAACAGCTTTGGGCTAATGAAGCTATACATGGCTGCCTGTCAGGTTATCAAGATCCAAATAGCCAATGAGAGTTCATATTCACCAAAATCGACCTAAACTATACCTTGTTTGCCCGCTAGCTACAGTAGCGGGAAAAGCTAGCTAGGCGTCCACTACCGAATGTCAGACTGTTGCTATGACAACAGACTACACACACTCCACGACTTGTCAGAATTTCTTCGTGGAAATTGTCAATAACTGAGTTAGTTGACCATCTTGTCCTTCTGTCGATCTCAATTTTGCACTGGTAATTCCAGGCTCATGATTTTCAAAAATGGATGCAAACTAGGTCAAGGTTACTAGGTAAACAGGCAGTAAGTTATTATATACGTATGTCAATGGTGGATTCCTTACCACTAGTATAAACAGATACAAGCTTGAGAACTTTGTGTAGAACAAAATGTACACAATAAAAATCTCGATTAAATATTTTCACGTGTTCCAACTGGACTTCCAGCAACACACACTAGATGGCACCACTGTCATCTAACAGAACATGAGGGAATGGCTATGAGTTTTAAAAACACAAACTACCAGTACTTGAATCATGTCACCTTTATAGACAAACAAGACACATATACATGAGtttctttaaatgttttattccaGACATCAGAAATCCGTGAAAATTCTGTAAGAGAAAAAATATGTGTTTTAAGTGAAAGCAAATATTAAATGTGGTCACAATTAGAACATGGCATGCTGGCTTATTTTGAGGCCAAAATAATGCATAGTATGATGGCAACAAAATACGCTACaaaagttgctctggataagagtgtctgctaaatgactaaatatacagAAACCCATCCTGGACTACATTTCCATTTCGATGGaacaattttttattttattgtacatttatttaattctaatccCACTTAaaactgctagtttatgtacccagtgtttcccacacagactaatttgtggcggtgcgccacagaatcaacaccggccgccacacattgcgtttcgtaaacatttttttttttcgctatttaggtaaaaacacgcagcgtattcgttcagctgcatttcctttccctgctctccctccgtctctttcacgcacgcttctttctcacacacacacacagtcactacgtcagcacacgttagcaacgatgcatacgccgttctagtgagaccgacagctacatcagcgagccttcagcattagtgccgtagctaaaggtctaggaaagttgaggctacttttcgctaggtaccgacggacatgtcttaatcgaaggttccccttcgttgttttggtgagaagtttcaagagctagctacttacccggcgtcatggagccgaccagttaaatagttatttagcaccctgtatgcagcgtcgctacctgcatatgcagaaattatttgtttgttgttgttgattgattttgtgaattatttcgacccccccccccccggtctgacatgaaacaacacccccccccccccccccccacatatagctttctaatctgtgggaaacactgtgtacccttagtatagatagtccacatattaaaAAATTTGGTTCCTATAtctttattgtatgcaccttcctgccagagGAAATTCCATGTCTgtacaaactttcatggcgaataaatcccattctgattctacaAGTGTGGTGTGCTCCGTTCTCACCGTGGCCTAGTTCATCCTCCTGACCAGTCTGTTGATCTGGTCCTCCCTGTTCCCagcatctcctccctccacaaaGTGAGTGGTCTTCTTGTTCATGCCACCACGGGGGGACGACAGCTTGAAGGGCCACAGGAAGTTGTTGGCGGGCTTGAAGTTCTTACCAACTGTGTAGATCTCATGGATCAGGTCCTCGACACAGATGATGCCGTATTTGcctgagaagaaaaaaacacgcATTGCCAGTTTAGTGATACTTCTGAGTTGAATGAAATGCATGTTGACACACGTGGACATCTCCAGACTTCTGATAACACATGGTCTTTTTCACCATATGGGACATTTACCCACTTAGTGGTtaaagctcccccccccccccagtagtaGTAGTGAAGCATCCATACCGAGAGCCTTCTCCACCAGCGCGTTGTCAGTGAGGGCGATGCGCTGCTTTGTCATCCTGCCATGACCACGCTTGTAGATCAGCTCACGCACTGACTTCAGGTTGGGGTACCTGAGACACAGGTCACATGGTTACATCAGGGgcagcacaagcacacacacacacagcagtcagtTGAATGACAGATTGTACACACTGATCCAACAGGCCAGTTCTAACTGGCAGCTTATCAACATCTGTCCTCACCCAAAATCTATTCAGTCTGGGACGGGTTCACCCAACAACTTCAGACCCGTCATAAGATAAAAGGCTATTGATGTTTCCACACTGATTTCTATTTAtccagcactgtgtgtgtgatgcggtTTCAGACAAATTGGCTTAAATTTTCAGATTTCTCACCATGGTCGATAAGATGGGGAAAAAAGATTCAGCATCATTAACCACATCAACACACAACTCCAGGTACCAGCATCATATCCAGTCTTGTCTCACACAACAGTTAAGTCCACCTTACCCCCAAGCAATGTAAGGCTCAGCAATCCTCAACATGTTGATGGAAGCCTTGTTCAGCTTGACGAACACGCCGTTGAAGATCTGGCGAAgacggaggagctggaggactttGCGGACCTTGGGGCTGACTCCGTTGATACTGGGAGCACAAGACAGAAAGAGTTACGACTCCATTCAATCCTACTTCACAGAACACAAGTGACAGCTGAGTGGTTTCAGATCAATTGGCTTATATTTCAGTTCAGTTTCACCATAGTCGATAAGATGGGGAAAAAAGATTCAGCATCATTAACCACAAAGCAGAGTTACTTGGCACTGGACTGAATACTCGACTTACCCTCTGATTCTGATGACAAAGGCCAGTTTGGGCTCAGCTGGGACATAGTAGTTCCCAACTTTGCGGGCTGTACGGGACAGGCGAATCTCGCGCCTGTACATCTCCCTGTACTCCTTGTGATACATCTCAGCCCTCTTGTAGATGAGTTTCCTGGTCACTTTGCGAGACTGGTTAAAGAATCATGTTAGAGCAACTACTACCAAATCTAATCTTACATTCCAGGCAAGTTTTTTAGCATTCATTTCAACTAACATTTACAATGTTACATTGGCTTTTGTACCTTTTTGTCAGCCAGCAACTTCTTGATGCGCATGGCCTTCATGGTAGCGTAGGCCTTTCGCCTTTTCAAAAGGCTCTCAGGGACCGCCGGAACCTTCTTCCTGCAAAGGTAACGCAAAACACAGCTTGCCATCAGAAACCATGACACCACGTTAACAGCTTATTAGATACATGCTCGACTGTTGACACTGAAAACCTTACTTAGCATGGCAGTGCCTTGAACAACAAGTTAGCAGTCGGCAATATCTTTCCCAGCTAATTTTAGCTAGCTAGGTATGAAACTTGAGTCTTGGTATTGTTAACACTGAATGTGAGATACACAAAATTAAAGCCTGTAGCCAACACAAAAGACATAGGGTTTGTCAGTTGCTTTGAACCAGACGGTTCACTAAAAACGTGGAAATGAAATGCGCTTCATAGGCGTGAAACCTAGCCTCTTCCATCTGATGTTTTGGTGTACTATATTGtatgttttgaaaaaaataagaaCTTGACTATGCGACAGACAAACTTATCATGTGATATTGGATGCAGATTATGCGTGATGATAACTAAATTAATAGATGGTCTTAGATTTTAGCGGAGCATGAATCACTTACTCTGCGTCCGCCATTGTATCCACCGAGAAAGAGAATTTTCTTCATGCGCATGTGTGAGTTAAAACGTTAAGGCCCCCAATTGCTGTCTGTCGAACTGCCTGGATCGCCTGTTAGTTTCACGAGTGACTCAGTCAGTGGCATGTTGTTGGGGACCTTTTGCGCGGAATGTTTTTCATTATATGCATAATAAAGACTAAAGTATTATACGctatagcctagcctatattTTATGAAAATTGGCTTCATGTGAAATGAAAAACTGTATGTGTAAAATTGCGATATAGGACGGCCTACTTTATAAACGTCACTCATTTTATATATTTGTAATTAATTTCTATTTAAGTATTTATCACAAAACAGTGGCGAGATACTTATTTGCTCATGTatttcataaaaaaatataatgaaTAGGCCAACCTACTATTAAGTGGTGTCAGGTGATAttataatcagaatcagaatttggtttatttgccatgtaagTTTACACAGACACTGAATATACTATATTATGACTATattatgtattattatattatttactATATTACAATGATATCCTCAGATTTTTTCCAAGTTATGTGAACAGCTGTGAGGCTTGTAAACTTatgagcacattttcagcaaataGTCACAGAGCAAATCATCACATACGATGTTCCTACATTTAGAAGTAGGTTTCAAACTCAAAATAGCCTACATCAGTGGGAAATAAAGATAAAAGCCAATATACTGTTATGCTTATGAAATGGTCTGATTTGTCAAGACCGGATGACAATTTCACACTGTAACAGAACGTTGTACCAATGCAAATTTTCTATGTTCCACACGCTAGTTATCGAGGTAGGCTGTTGCAAATTACTGATGACGGACTGATCCTTTGCTTATGTCAGGCGCTCAAGTCTCAGCCTATTGGGTCCATCATTGACGGGCAGACTGCGGACTGGATAAAAGCGCGTGAGAGGCTGTTGAGTTGAGATCAGTGAGGACTGACCGTCGCagaaagagaagggagcagCACTGGCAGCTATTCGCAACTCACTGAATCCCTG
This genomic stretch from Hypomesus transpacificus isolate Combined female chromosome 8, fHypTra1, whole genome shotgun sequence harbors:
- the rpl7 gene encoding 60S ribosomal protein L7, which encodes MADAEKKVPAVPESLLKRRKAYATMKAMRIKKLLADKKSRKVTRKLIYKRAEMYHKEYREMYRREIRLSRTARKVGNYYVPAEPKLAFVIRIRGINGVSPKVRKVLQLLRLRQIFNGVFVKLNKASINMLRIAEPYIAWGYPNLKSVRELIYKRGHGRMTKQRIALTDNALVEKALGKYGIICVEDLIHEIYTVGKNFKPANNFLWPFKLSSPRGGMNKKTTHFVEGGDAGNREDQINRLVRRMN